A genomic window from Caldicellulosiruptor kronotskyensis 2002 includes:
- a CDS encoding protein-glutamate methylesterase/protein-glutamine glutaminase, with translation MVRVLVAEDSPLMRRVLIKILQKSPFIKVIDYATNGQEAIEKVASLRPDVVTMDVEMPVLNGLEALKAIMQTCPTPVVMISTLTQKGAEVTLKALSLGAVDFIPKPSAYSSELESIENEIIKKVLNAAKANVFGKKVDSLNTTKIISVSKKPLVKPNAIFIGVSTGGPKTLGEIIPYIKSDIGVPIFIVQHMPPNFTRQLASTLSERSSLFIKEAEKGEFVKPNTVYIAPGGKQMELIISGGRTVINIVDGPNDLIYKPSVDYVGFLLANHYKDRLVAIMLTGMGNDGAKAFAFIKKLGGFIIAEDHSTAIIFGMPKAVIDQGIADLILPCTSIAGAINSIFS, from the coding sequence ATGGTAAGAGTGTTAGTAGCAGAAGATTCCCCTTTGATGAGAAGGGTTTTAATAAAAATACTTCAAAAAAGTCCTTTTATAAAGGTTATAGATTATGCAACAAATGGGCAGGAGGCAATCGAAAAGGTTGCCTCCCTTCGCCCAGACGTTGTCACAATGGATGTTGAAATGCCTGTATTAAACGGTCTTGAGGCTCTGAAAGCAATAATGCAAACATGTCCAACACCTGTTGTGATGATATCAACGCTTACCCAAAAAGGTGCTGAAGTCACATTAAAAGCTTTGAGTCTTGGTGCGGTGGATTTTATTCCAAAGCCTTCTGCCTACTCAAGCGAGCTTGAAAGTATAGAAAATGAGATTATTAAAAAAGTATTAAATGCAGCAAAAGCGAATGTCTTTGGCAAAAAAGTAGATTCTTTGAACACTACTAAAATTATTTCAGTTTCAAAAAAACCATTAGTAAAGCCAAATGCTATATTTATTGGTGTTTCAACAGGTGGACCAAAAACTCTTGGTGAGATAATACCCTATATTAAAAGTGATATAGGTGTACCAATATTTATTGTTCAGCATATGCCACCAAACTTTACACGACAACTTGCTTCAACCCTTTCAGAAAGAAGTTCGCTTTTTATAAAGGAAGCTGAAAAGGGTGAATTTGTAAAACCTAATACAGTCTACATTGCACCAGGTGGCAAGCAAATGGAACTAATAATCTCTGGTGGCAGAACTGTAATAAATATAGTTGATGGTCCAAATGATTTGATATACAAGCCTTCTGTTGATTATGTTGGGTTTTTACTTGCCAATCATTATAAAGACAGACTTGTTGCAATAATGCTGACAGGAATGGGCAATGATGGTGCAAAAGCATTTGCATTTATCAAAAAACTTGGTGGTTTTATAATAGCTGAGGATCATTCCACTGCTATTATATTTGGAATGCCAAAAGCTGTAATTGATCAGGGGATAGCTGATTTGATTTTGCCTTGCACAAGTATTGCAGGGGCTATAAATTCTATATTTTCATGA
- a CDS encoding chemotaxis protein CheW: protein MIEEERKKLLKADIAEDFEEEDELTDEKQLVIFKLGDEEYGVDIMQVKEIIRTTTITKIPQVPSFVEGIISLRGEILPIIDMRKKFGLPETERTRQTRILVINLDNMTIGGIVDEVTEVLRLPNDAITPPPPVIRGINTEYLQGVGQINGRIIILLDMSKILTSNEVIQIEELKEELLNTNTQ from the coding sequence ATGATTGAAGAAGAAAGAAAAAAATTGTTAAAAGCAGATATAGCTGAAGATTTTGAAGAAGAAGATGAACTCACTGATGAAAAGCAGCTTGTTATTTTCAAGCTTGGGGATGAAGAGTACGGTGTTGATATAATGCAGGTCAAAGAGATTATCAGAACAACCACCATTACCAAAATACCACAAGTACCATCTTTTGTTGAAGGGATAATAAGTCTGCGGGGAGAAATACTGCCTATAATTGATATGCGAAAAAAATTTGGACTTCCAGAGACAGAAAGAACAAGACAAACAAGAATCCTTGTCATAAACCTTGACAATATGACAATAGGCGGAATTGTTGATGAAGTTACGGAGGTTTTAAGACTTCCAAATGATGCTATAACTCCCCCACCACCTGTTATAAGGGGAATCAACACTGAGTACTTACAAGGTGTTGGTCAAATTAATGGTAGGATAATAATTCTTCTTGACATGTCAAAGATATTAACATCAAATGAGGTAATTCAAATTGAGGAGTTAAAAGAGGAACTTTTGAACACAAATACACAATAA
- a CDS encoding methyl-accepting chemotaxis protein, whose amino-acid sequence MELSKLQTPRNPLKAGAQPAASNQIQDVSQSQSYSTSIFDSTKRKERRDELKKNTIIERLAAASAETQAAVAQATRNVNELQVAVQEIAASAQEASKAANESLKAIQEIEKVAKVSDEKAVELSNSIANLQTLIQSISDEIEEVIRGIEISAQSSVESAENVLQLERQANEIKNTAQAVMEVADQTNLLALNAAIEAARAGKHGRGFAVVADEVRSLAEITNKAAIEIQNIIEDIQKDVNVVAEDIRSVGTLVRGEAEKAKGVTEDLKKIEDAINTIVEAMKEIRVLSRNMMNASSEVRGGSQQIAAAAEETAAATEESNASLIEQTKALNEINNAITMLAEMADELKSTSVTQKNAEELAAASSELAAMVEESHKASYQISSALEQIMQASEEQAAACEESQRATENLKNMQKDIVDRLENATKLSKELQEILEKNRKDVEGLIEGVAHSVEKNKQSLESVRVLEKRIRNIEKIIDTISNVTTKVDLLSLNGSIEAARSGKYGKGFAVVAGDIKQLAQQSSEAIGNIKEMVRNISDQVRIVYEDVENAVKTSTQENEKAQKITISLERVRIATEKVLAEGGQLLKMAQDAEAALTQIAAGTMQIARGAEEASQSAQSAATQAQEQLKAISQIAQAAQELANLAEELKNI is encoded by the coding sequence ATGGAACTTTCAAAATTACAAACACCGAGAAATCCTTTGAAAGCAGGCGCTCAACCTGCTGCATCAAACCAAATTCAAGATGTTTCTCAGAGCCAATCTTACAGTACCAGTATTTTTGACTCAACTAAGAGAAAAGAAAGAAGAGATGAGCTGAAGAAAAACACAATAATCGAGAGGCTGGCTGCAGCATCAGCTGAAACTCAGGCGGCTGTAGCCCAGGCAACACGTAATGTAAATGAACTTCAGGTTGCAGTGCAAGAGATTGCGGCATCGGCTCAGGAAGCATCAAAAGCTGCTAATGAATCTTTAAAAGCTATTCAGGAGATTGAAAAGGTTGCAAAGGTTTCAGATGAAAAAGCAGTTGAACTTTCAAACTCTATTGCAAACCTTCAGACGCTTATTCAGAGTATTTCAGATGAGATAGAAGAAGTCATAAGAGGAATTGAAATATCTGCTCAAAGTTCTGTTGAGTCTGCAGAGAATGTTTTACAACTTGAAAGACAGGCAAATGAAATTAAAAATACTGCCCAAGCTGTAATGGAGGTCGCTGACCAGACAAATTTGCTTGCACTCAATGCTGCGATTGAAGCTGCAAGGGCAGGAAAACATGGTCGTGGTTTTGCAGTTGTTGCAGATGAGGTAAGAAGCTTAGCAGAGATAACAAATAAAGCTGCTATAGAGATTCAAAACATCATAGAGGATATTCAAAAAGATGTAAATGTTGTAGCGGAAGACATAAGAAGCGTTGGAACACTTGTCAGAGGGGAAGCTGAAAAGGCAAAAGGTGTTACTGAGGATTTGAAGAAAATAGAGGATGCTATAAATACAATTGTCGAAGCCATGAAGGAAATAAGGGTTTTGTCAAGGAACATGATGAATGCATCAAGCGAGGTCAGGGGTGGAAGCCAGCAGATTGCAGCAGCTGCTGAGGAAACTGCAGCTGCAACTGAAGAGTCAAATGCATCGTTAATTGAACAGACAAAAGCATTGAACGAGATTAACAATGCAATAACTATGCTTGCTGAAATGGCAGATGAGTTAAAATCTACAAGTGTAACTCAGAAAAATGCAGAAGAACTTGCTGCAGCGTCTTCTGAGCTTGCTGCTATGGTAGAAGAGTCACACAAGGCAAGTTATCAGATTTCTTCAGCGCTTGAACAAATAATGCAAGCTTCTGAAGAACAAGCAGCTGCATGTGAAGAATCCCAAAGGGCAACAGAGAATCTTAAAAACATGCAAAAAGACATAGTTGATAGATTAGAAAATGCTACAAAGTTGTCAAAAGAGCTTCAAGAAATTTTAGAAAAGAACAGGAAAGACGTAGAAGGATTGATTGAGGGTGTTGCCCACTCGGTTGAAAAGAACAAACAGTCATTGGAAAGTGTGAGAGTACTTGAGAAAAGAATTAGAAACATTGAAAAGATAATTGATACAATCTCAAATGTTACAACAAAAGTGGACTTGCTGTCACTCAATGGTTCAATTGAAGCGGCCCGTTCCGGCAAGTATGGAAAGGGATTTGCAGTTGTTGCAGGAGATATAAAGCAGCTTGCTCAGCAGTCAAGTGAAGCTATTGGAAACATCAAAGAAATGGTGAGAAATATTAGCGACCAAGTAAGAATTGTGTATGAGGATGTAGAAAATGCAGTAAAGACATCTACACAGGAAAACGAAAAAGCACAAAAAATTACCATTTCGCTTGAAAGAGTTAGGATTGCAACTGAAAAAGTTTTAGCTGAAGGCGGGCAGCTACTTAAGATGGCACAGGATGCAGAAGCAGCTTTAACCCAGATTGCAGCAGGAACCATGCAGATAGCAAGAGGAGCAGAAGAAGCATCACAATCAGCTCAAAGTGCAGCAACCCAGGCACAAGAACAGCTAAAAGCAATATCTCAGATTGCTCAGGCAGCCCAGGAACTTGCTAATCTTGCTGAAGAGCTTAAAAATATTTAA
- a CDS encoding cyclase family protein, with the protein MRIIDVSIPISNNMVYFPGDPKPQISRVYSIESGDVANVSKLILSSHTGTHIDAPSHFIKDGKTVDQIPLEYLIGEVKVFEVYEDNKITREFLESKNIEYGDRIFFKTKNSQYLKRSSEFYEKYVYLTLEAAEFLIEREVKVVGIDYLSIEEFASNDFAVHKSLLSNGVVVIEGLDLSQVCEGKYRYAALPLKLKDCDGAPARVILIDF; encoded by the coding sequence TTGAGGATTATAGATGTCAGTATTCCAATTTCAAATAATATGGTTTATTTTCCCGGTGATCCAAAACCGCAGATATCAAGGGTTTATAGTATTGAAAGTGGAGATGTGGCAAACGTAAGCAAATTAATACTTTCATCCCACACAGGGACGCACATTGACGCACCATCTCATTTTATAAAGGATGGTAAAACAGTTGACCAGATTCCTTTGGAATACCTGATTGGAGAAGTCAAGGTTTTCGAGGTATATGAAGATAATAAGATAACCAGAGAGTTTCTTGAAAGCAAGAATATAGAGTATGGTGATAGGATATTTTTCAAGACCAAAAATTCTCAGTATCTTAAAAGGAGTTCAGAGTTCTATGAAAAGTATGTTTATTTGACTTTGGAAGCAGCCGAGTTTCTCATAGAAAGAGAGGTTAAAGTTGTAGGAATAGATTATCTTTCAATAGAAGAATTTGCTTCAAATGATTTTGCTGTACACAAGAGTCTGCTGTCAAATGGTGTAGTGGTTATTGAAGGATTGGATCTTTCACAGGTTTGTGAAGGGAAATACAGGTATGCAGCACTGCCACTAAAACTAAAAGACTGCGACGGTGCACCTGCAAGAGTGATATTGATTGATTTTTAA
- a CDS encoding proline--tRNA ligase — protein MKVSELFMPTLKETPSDAEIESHKLMLRSGFMRQLSSGIYVYLPLGYRVLRKIENIVREEMDKSGAQEVHMSALMPKELWEESGRWAVFGPEMFRVKDRNEREYCLGPTHEEAFTYIVRNEISSYRDLPKILYQIQTKFRDERRPRFGVMRCREFTMKDAYSFDVDEKGLDISYKKMYDAYVRIFKRCGLDVKIVEADTGAMGGASSHEFMVPSSVGEAEIAYCKACGYAANLEKAECLDEPIENNEELKEKQEVYTPNVRTIEELVSFLGIDSTRFVKTMIYKADNKFVAVLVRGDREVNETKLKNLLKATDLELASAEDVEKITGAKVGFAGPIGLSINVYADNEVKYLKNFVVGANKTDYHIKNVNLSDFKVTKFADLRNITQDDLCPKCCSQKVTIERGIEVGHIFKLGTKYTQAFNCVYTDEKGEKKLMIMGCYGIGINRTAAAIIEQMHDEDGIIWPITVAPYEVIIVPVNVKDENQNRIAFEIYENLQRNGVEVLIDDRDERAGVKFKDADLIGIPFRVTVGKKISEGKLEIRNRRTKESFEVEIEKAIEVVINLIREEKAKYQI, from the coding sequence ATGAAAGTTTCAGAGCTTTTTATGCCAACTTTGAAAGAGACACCTTCTGATGCAGAGATAGAATCACACAAGCTTATGCTAAGGTCTGGTTTTATGAGACAGCTTTCCTCTGGCATTTATGTTTATCTTCCGCTTGGTTACAGAGTTTTAAGAAAGATAGAAAACATTGTAAGAGAAGAGATGGATAAAAGCGGTGCACAAGAGGTTCATATGTCAGCTCTTATGCCAAAAGAACTTTGGGAAGAGTCGGGTAGGTGGGCTGTATTTGGCCCTGAGATGTTTAGGGTAAAAGATAGAAATGAAAGGGAATACTGTTTGGGTCCCACTCACGAAGAAGCATTTACTTATATAGTCAGAAACGAGATTTCATCTTACAGGGACCTTCCTAAAATTTTGTATCAAATCCAAACAAAGTTTCGTGATGAGAGAAGACCGCGGTTTGGCGTTATGCGTTGCAGAGAGTTTACAATGAAGGATGCTTATTCATTTGATGTTGATGAGAAAGGCTTGGACATATCATATAAGAAGATGTATGATGCATATGTGAGAATATTCAAAAGATGTGGGCTTGATGTAAAGATTGTCGAGGCAGATACAGGTGCAATGGGCGGAGCAAGCTCACACGAGTTTATGGTTCCATCTTCTGTTGGTGAGGCAGAGATTGCATATTGCAAAGCGTGCGGATATGCTGCAAACTTGGAAAAGGCAGAGTGTTTGGATGAGCCTATTGAAAACAATGAGGAGCTTAAAGAAAAACAGGAAGTCTACACTCCAAATGTGAGAACAATTGAGGAGCTTGTGAGTTTTCTTGGCATCGACAGTACAAGGTTTGTAAAAACAATGATTTACAAGGCAGATAACAAGTTTGTTGCAGTGCTGGTAAGGGGAGATAGAGAGGTAAATGAGACAAAGCTAAAAAATCTTTTAAAAGCTACAGACCTTGAACTTGCATCGGCAGAGGATGTAGAGAAAATTACAGGTGCAAAGGTGGGATTTGCCGGTCCAATTGGTCTTTCGATAAATGTGTATGCAGACAATGAAGTAAAATATCTCAAAAACTTTGTGGTAGGTGCAAATAAGACAGATTATCATATAAAGAATGTTAATCTTTCAGATTTTAAAGTAACAAAATTTGCAGACCTCAGGAATATAACCCAAGATGACCTTTGTCCAAAATGTTGCTCTCAGAAGGTGACAATTGAGAGAGGAATTGAGGTTGGACATATATTTAAGCTTGGCACTAAATATACACAGGCATTTAACTGCGTGTACACAGATGAAAAAGGCGAAAAGAAGCTCATGATAATGGGATGTTATGGTATTGGTATCAACAGGACAGCTGCAGCTATCATTGAACAGATGCACGATGAAGATGGTATAATTTGGCCAATTACAGTTGCACCGTATGAGGTAATTATTGTGCCTGTAAATGTAAAAGATGAAAATCAAAATAGAATTGCATTTGAGATTTATGAAAACCTTCAGAGAAATGGAGTTGAGGTTTTGATTGATGACAGAGATGAAAGAGCAGGTGTTAAGTTCAAGGATGCAGATTTGATAGGGATTCCGTTTAGAGTTACTGTTGGAAAGAAAATATCAGAAGGAAAGCTTGAGATTAGAAATAGAAGAACAAAAGAATCTTTTGAAGTTGAAATTGAGAAAGCAATAGAAGTTGTAATTAATCTAATCAGGGAAGAAAAAGCAAAATACCAAATATAA
- a CDS encoding mechanosensitive ion channel family protein, with protein sequence MYLSIGKISDMILKYSGKIIYSVFILIIGFLFLKVSNRTLEKWKKKQRSSVFPINQKRIDTLAALFKSIIKYSIYFLVIVLILENFNVSIKTILAVAGIGGLAIGFGAQSLIKDVIAGLFLIIEDQLSVGDYVTIDGRSGTVKEMGIKTIKIQDYNGSIHIIPNGSIGAITNWSRHNSKAIVDVKLNTKMNFDEVSLKLQEVFKEIEEEFKDDIVTPPQIVGIVDTNWIEYTLRIVTETKPLRHWDLERAMRKKIIEKLFIC encoded by the coding sequence ATGTATTTGAGTATTGGGAAAATATCTGATATGATTTTGAAATACAGTGGCAAAATCATATACTCTGTGTTCATCCTAATTATTGGTTTTTTATTTTTGAAAGTTTCTAATAGAACGCTTGAAAAATGGAAGAAAAAACAGAGAAGTTCTGTATTTCCTATAAATCAAAAAAGAATAGATACTCTTGCAGCACTTTTCAAAAGTATTATAAAATACTCTATATACTTTTTAGTGATTGTGCTCATTCTTGAAAACTTTAACGTTTCAATCAAGACAATCTTGGCTGTTGCAGGGATAGGTGGACTTGCAATAGGTTTTGGTGCACAGAGTTTGATTAAAGATGTCATAGCAGGTCTTTTTTTAATTATAGAAGACCAGCTGTCTGTCGGTGACTATGTCACCATCGATGGGAGAAGTGGTACTGTAAAAGAAATGGGGATAAAGACAATAAAAATCCAGGACTACAACGGCTCAATCCATATTATACCAAACGGTTCAATAGGTGCTATTACGAATTGGTCGAGGCATAACTCAAAGGCGATTGTGGATGTTAAGCTCAATACAAAAATGAACTTTGATGAGGTGTCTTTGAAGCTACAAGAGGTTTTTAAAGAGATTGAGGAGGAGTTTAAAGATGATATTGTAACACCACCGCAGATTGTTGGTATTGTGGACACGAACTGGATAGAATATACGCTCAGGATTGTGACAGAGACAAAACCTCTTCGCCACTGGGATTTAGAAAGAGCGATGAGAAAAAAGATTATTGAAAAACTTTTTATATGCTAA
- a CDS encoding gamma-glutamyl-gamma-aminobutyrate hydrolase family protein — translation MEIEELKVNKVSPMKVLIFGGFDTENRKLYVMNEYIEILLMLNAKPIIFPISVLSTDLLREYIQMCEYVLFCGGEDVHPKFYGREPQVGIRKINLLRDRIELEAMKISYEMSRRVLAICRGVQVMNVAFGGTLIQDIERKSSMSHYQNLDGIYGYHTVEVVGGLFACIFGGRKILVNSFHHQAIEEVAPGFEIEAVSMDGIVEAISKKDRNFFVGVQWHPELMAKDDLFQKRLFEKFLGG, via the coding sequence ATGGAAATTGAAGAACTCAAAGTGAATAAGGTAAGTCCAATGAAGGTTCTTATATTTGGCGGGTTTGATACAGAGAATAGAAAACTTTATGTTATGAATGAGTACATAGAAATACTTTTAATGCTAAATGCAAAACCCATAATTTTCCCTATAAGTGTTTTATCAACTGATCTTTTAAGAGAGTACATACAGATGTGTGAGTATGTTCTTTTTTGCGGAGGTGAAGATGTTCACCCTAAATTTTATGGCAGAGAACCTCAAGTAGGAATAAGAAAAATCAATCTTTTGAGAGATAGAATAGAGCTTGAGGCAATGAAAATTTCATATGAGATGAGCAGAAGAGTTTTGGCAATTTGCAGAGGAGTGCAGGTTATGAACGTTGCGTTTGGTGGGACTTTGATACAGGACATAGAGAGAAAATCCTCTATGTCTCATTACCAGAATCTTGATGGTATATATGGATATCATACTGTAGAGGTTGTTGGAGGGTTATTTGCTTGCATCTTTGGGGGCCGAAAGATTTTAGTAAACTCTTTTCACCATCAAGCAATAGAAGAAGTAGCACCTGGATTTGAAATTGAGGCAGTATCAATGGATGGCATTGTAGAGGCAATTTCGAAGAAAGACAGAAATTTTTTTGTAGGTGTGCAATGGCATCCCGAGCTTATGGCAAAAGACGACCTTTTTCAGAAAAGGCTTTTTGAGAAGTTTTTGGGAGGGTGA
- a CDS encoding ANTAR domain-containing response regulator: MFKVILAIKNQRLFSVVKNALIENGYTIADTASDFADCLRKIRALKPDIVIMEYGFSVGSMVEMIDILKNDRICPVVILANQAQRSNIESVILEDDEFNIFLYSPFNKWAFISFVETIAKNWMKLRKLEEQVRKLQDDLETRKLVERAKGILMKELKLDEESAMKKLQKLSMDHQMPIKEVAKRIIEWKLKNSK; the protein is encoded by the coding sequence TTCAAGGTTATTCTGGCTATAAAAAACCAAAGATTATTTTCTGTTGTAAAAAATGCTCTCATTGAAAATGGCTATACCATTGCTGACACTGCTTCGGACTTTGCAGATTGTCTGAGAAAGATAAGAGCATTAAAACCAGATATTGTTATTATGGAGTATGGATTTAGTGTTGGCAGTATGGTGGAGATGATAGATATTTTAAAAAATGACAGAATATGTCCTGTTGTCATCTTGGCAAACCAGGCACAAAGGTCTAATATAGAAAGCGTAATCTTAGAAGACGATGAGTTCAATATTTTTTTATACAGTCCATTTAATAAATGGGCGTTCATATCTTTTGTTGAGACTATTGCAAAAAATTGGATGAAATTAAGAAAGTTAGAAGAACAAGTAAGGAAGCTTCAGGATGATTTGGAGACAAGAAAGCTTGTTGAAAGGGCAAAAGGGATTTTGATGAAGGAGCTAAAGCTTGATGAGGAAAGTGCAATGAAAAAACTTCAAAAGCTCAGCATGGACCACCAGATGCCTATTAAAGAAGTGGCAAAGAGAATCATAGAATGGAAATTGAAGAACTCAAAGTGA